From the Mycobacterium noviomagense genome, the window TGCTGGAGTCGGCGCCGCCCGCAGCGGCACCCCATCCGGGTGCGACCGGTGTCCTGACGCTATCGGCGTCTTCTGAGCAGGCGCTGCGGCGCAACGTCGATTCGATCGCCGCCGCGCTGCACACCCTCGAAGATCAGCGGCTCGCCTCTTGGTGCCGCTCGACGAATGTCGTCAAGCGATCGAACCGGCATCGCTTTGCGCTGGAAGGCAACCGCGCCACACTGGTCGATGGGCTGCGCGCGTATCTCGCCGGTACGCGTGCCGAGTTGGCGTCGTCTGCCCCGATGCATAAGGTCCCGGCCCGGGTCGGGCTCTTGTGCTCCGGGCAGGGCACCCAGTACCCGCGCATGACGCGGCCGCTCTACGACGCCAACCCCATCTACCGGGAACATCTGGAAGCCGCGACGGCCGCCCTCGACCCACACCTACCGTCGGACCTTCTCGCGGTGATGTTCGGCGACGATCCCGGACTCCATCACACCGGCCTTGCGCAGCCCGCATTATTCGCGGTCTCCTACGCGCTGGGAAAGACATTGCTGCAAAGCGGGATTCGTCCAGCCTTCGGCATCGGCCACAGCGTCGGCGAGCTCGCGGCGGCCTGCTTGGCCGGCGTGCTGTCACTCGATGATGCGGCAAGGCTCGTCGCGGTGAGAGGACGTCTGATGGGCTGCCTGCCCCCTGGTGGCGCGATGATCGCGGCCGACCTCGGCGTCGAGCAGGCGGAGGCACTAGTTGCCGACGAGCCCGGGTGCGCTATTGCGGCCGTCAACGGGCCACGCTCGGTGGCTATCTCAGGTGCCGCAGAGGCGGTGTCGCGGGCCCACGCCGCGGTTCGCGAACAGGGTGGAAGAGCGGTGAACCTCAGGGTGTCCCATGCCTTTCATTCGCCGCTGATGGAGCCTGTCGTGACGGAATTTCGGCGCGAGCTGTCCGGGCTCACGCCGCGCCCCGCGGAGTTCCCGCTCTTCTCAACGGTGCTTGGCAGACAGGTCGAGGGCCACGAGATGGGCGGCGACTACTGGGTCCATCAGATCTGTTCGCCGGTAAGGTTTTTCGACGCAGTCCAGGCCGCCAGAAGTGCGGTAAGTGCCGACTACGTCGCCGAGGCCGGTCCGCGATCCACGCTGCTCGCCATGGCCGCCCAGTGTGGACTACAGCCGCAGTCCCGATCGCTGCCATTGTGCGGCGGACCGGATTCAGACGGAATGGAGCTGCTGGCCGTAGCTGCGACAATGCTGCGCGACGGGTACTCGCCCGACCTGACGCCGTTATATGGCAGCCCCGCCGGTCCGCTGCAACGGATTCCGCCGTACGTCTTCGACGCTTCCAGTCGGTTTTGGTTCGACGGCGGGGTCGCCGCCGTGGCACCGGCCCGGCCCGCGGTAGTTACGCCCGTCGGCGAGCGAGAACAGCCGGCTCGGGTGCCGGCCGCCAGTGAGGAGGCGGTACTGGCGGTGATCGCCGATGTGGGCGGCTATTCGGTCGCCGAGCTTCGCCGGTCCAGCCTGCTCGCTGAGGACCTGGGTTACGACTCGCTGCTGCAACTTCGCCTCCTCGATCGGCTGAAGGCGGAATATCCCCAACTCGAGCACATCAACGTCACCGCGGTGCTGCCGAAGATTCGAAGCGTCGGCGACCTCGTCGACTTCATGGTGCAGTGGTTCCATAGGTCCGGAGTGACCGGATGACACCCGTCGAGTTGGTGTGCTTTCACCACGCCGGCGGCGGGGCGGCGTCGTTTCATCGGTTGCGCCGGGCGCTGGCGGCACAGGGTGCAGAGGTGGTGCCGACGGCGGTGAGCTTGCCCGGACGGGACTCGCGCCGCGACGAGCCGCGCTACGTCGATGCTGACGCCTGCGTGTCGGCCCTCGCCGACGAACTTGACGGCTTGTTGAGCCGACCCCACGTTCTGCTGGGCCACAGTATGGGTGCTTTGCTGGCGTATTTTCTTGCTCAACAACGTGTTTCGCGCGGATTGCGCGCACCGGAGGCGGTAATCGTCGCATCCTGCCGCCCCCCACACCTGCCCGGACCCCTGCGCGATGTGTATCTGGTCGACGATCGCGAGCTCGCCGCGGTGCTCGCGCACCACGGCGGTCTGCCCGCCGAGA encodes:
- a CDS encoding thioesterase II family protein: MTPVELVCFHHAGGGAASFHRLRRALAAQGAEVVPTAVSLPGRDSRRDEPRYVDADACVSALADELDGLLSRPHVLLGHSMGALLAYFLAQQRVSRGLRAPEAVIVASCRPPHLPGPLRDVYLVDDRELAAVLAHHGGLPAEIVSHPEWLALLLPTVRDDLRMCQSYRPASGPPLPCPLHIFGSNDDPLAPPDTLAAWWSYSVQPQPVRLFAGDHFLLRQPDPELVTAVARIVEDVAQKREPIR
- a CDS encoding type I polyketide synthase, with protein sequence MTPIAVVGIDCRFPGAPDKDAFWRLLMGGVVTDTEVPSQRWGIDTYYHPDGVAGSMNTRRAHFIDDVDAFDNDFFGVAPIEAAALDPQQRLLLQASWRALEDAGIDPRSLAGTPTAVFVGMMSSEWSFLQILDFAGLTAFRGAGSGYFMTANRISYHLNLTGPSMVIDSACSSSLMAVHQGCAALRSGETDTVIAAGANLLLTPALSIFYTQAGLSAPDGRCKPFGQSADGIGRGEGVAAVVLRRLDDAVADGQPIYAVVKSSVANHDGRSNGITAPNRGAQVKLMRRALELAELEAGQIDFVEAHGTGTVLGDMIEANALGDIHKTRGGEPCLLGSVKGNIGHTEGSAGIAAFIKTCLALQHRILPPTVFGDKANPRLRLDANGLRLADGPQELPVNGALGAVSSFGLGGSNAHAVLESAPPAAAPHPGATGVLTLSASSEQALRRNVDSIAAALHTLEDQRLASWCRSTNVVKRSNRHRFALEGNRATLVDGLRAYLAGTRAELASSAPMHKVPARVGLLCSGQGTQYPRMTRPLYDANPIYREHLEAATAALDPHLPSDLLAVMFGDDPGLHHTGLAQPALFAVSYALGKTLLQSGIRPAFGIGHSVGELAAACLAGVLSLDDAARLVAVRGRLMGCLPPGGAMIAADLGVEQAEALVADEPGCAIAAVNGPRSVAISGAAEAVSRAHAAVREQGGRAVNLRVSHAFHSPLMEPVVTEFRRELSGLTPRPAEFPLFSTVLGRQVEGHEMGGDYWVHQICSPVRFFDAVQAARSAVSADYVAEAGPRSTLLAMAAQCGLQPQSRSLPLCGGPDSDGMELLAVAATMLRDGYSPDLTPLYGSPAGPLQRIPPYVFDASSRFWFDGGVAAVAPARPAVVTPVGEREQPARVPAASEEAVLAVIADVGGYSVAELRRSSLLAEDLGYDSLLQLRLLDRLKAEYPQLEHINVTAVLPKIRSVGDLVDFMVQWFHRSGVTG